The following are from one region of the Actinomycetota bacterium genome:
- a CDS encoding hydroxyneurosporene methyltransferase produces the protein MRPPPVWVVKPALAVRGAIGRAHARMAPPFAVVIERTNAMIEGKALAVMAELQIPDHLHAGPRTAAELASVVGADRDALDRLLAFLVACGLLGRTRDGRYENNATSDVLRADHPESVREWVRFSGAGWEWEIWNELHHSVMTGGSGTVAAHGKPYFEYVNHVNPEAGATFNRALAQLGAIMAPLIVDGYDFSPARRVCDVGGGSGVLLAEVLRRHPAAHGVLFELDALHADAREALSARGVSDRCELVAGDFFASVPDGCDLYILQAVIHDWDDERCVTILANVREAMPPGARLLVIENLLDADGREKDKLTRAFDLLMLVLTGAGRERTRAQFETLFARAGLRLERDITLPPLLHVLEVSPVRSD, from the coding sequence GTGAGGCCTCCCCCGGTCTGGGTCGTGAAGCCCGCGTTGGCCGTGCGCGGCGCGATCGGCCGTGCGCACGCGCGCATGGCACCGCCCTTCGCCGTCGTCATCGAGCGCACCAACGCGATGATCGAGGGCAAGGCGCTCGCGGTCATGGCGGAGCTGCAGATCCCCGATCACCTGCACGCCGGGCCCCGCACCGCGGCCGAGCTCGCCTCGGTCGTAGGCGCGGACCGCGACGCGCTCGATCGTCTGCTCGCGTTCCTGGTGGCGTGCGGGTTGCTCGGTCGCACGCGCGACGGGCGCTATGAGAACAACGCCACCTCCGACGTCCTGCGCGCCGATCATCCCGAATCGGTGCGCGAGTGGGTCCGGTTCAGCGGAGCCGGGTGGGAATGGGAGATCTGGAACGAGCTGCACCACTCGGTGATGACCGGTGGGAGCGGGACCGTCGCCGCCCACGGGAAGCCGTACTTCGAGTACGTGAACCACGTGAACCCTGAGGCGGGTGCCACGTTCAACCGGGCGCTCGCGCAGCTCGGCGCGATCATGGCGCCGCTCATCGTCGACGGCTACGACTTCAGCCCCGCCCGCCGGGTGTGCGACGTGGGAGGTGGCAGCGGCGTCCTCCTCGCCGAGGTGCTGCGGCGACACCCGGCGGCGCACGGGGTCCTTTTCGAGCTGGACGCGCTCCACGCCGATGCCCGCGAGGCCCTCTCGGCGCGCGGGGTCAGCGATCGCTGCGAGCTGGTCGCGGGCGACTTCTTCGCGTCGGTCCCCGACGGCTGCGACCTCTACATCCTGCAGGCCGTCATCCACGACTGGGACGACGAGCGGTGCGTCACCATCCTCGCCAACGTGCGCGAGGCGATGCCCCCCGGCGCCCGCCTGCTCGTCATCGAGAACCTGCTCGACGCCGACGGTCGCGAGAAGGACAAGCTGACCCGGGCCTTCGACCTGCTCATGCTCGTGCTCACCGGGGCGGGCCGCGAGCGCACCCGGGCCCAGTTCGAGACGCTCTTCGCCCGGGCCGGCCTGCGCCTCGAGCGCGACATCACGCTGCCGCCGCTCCTCCATGTCCTCGAGGTGTCGCCGGTTCGCTCGGACTAG
- a CDS encoding acetyl-CoA C-acetyltransferase — translation MPEAVIVATARTPIGRANKGSLVDLRPDDLSATIIRAVLDKVPALDRQAVEDVIWGCGQPGGESGYNVARVAALLADLPDVPGVTVNRYCSSSLQTIRMAGHAIKAGEGDVFVAGGVETVSRYQFGASDTGPHNQQFEQAKARTKERSAGGAPEWTPPSGLPDIYIAMGQTAENVVQAEKVGREEMDEFAKLSQDRSVASQENGFFEREITPVTTPDGTVVSKDDGPRAGTTLEKLAQLKPVFRPDGEVTAGNACPLNDGAAAVIVMSDTRARELGVQPLARIVASGVSGLNPEIMGLGPIEACRQALKRAGMTIDDIDLVEINEAFAAQVIPSARRGSIALGHPFGMTGARIMTTLLNGLEDADKTFGLESMCVGGGQGMAMIVERLN, via the coding sequence ATGCCCGAAGCCGTCATCGTCGCCACCGCCCGCACGCCGATCGGTCGGGCCAACAAGGGCTCGCTGGTCGACCTGCGCCCCGACGACCTCAGCGCAACCATCATCAGGGCCGTTCTCGACAAGGTGCCCGCGCTCGATCGGCAGGCGGTCGAGGACGTGATCTGGGGGTGCGGTCAGCCCGGCGGCGAGTCGGGCTACAACGTGGCCCGGGTGGCGGCCCTCCTGGCCGACCTGCCCGACGTCCCCGGCGTCACCGTGAACCGCTACTGCTCCTCGTCGCTCCAGACGATCCGCATGGCGGGCCACGCGATCAAGGCGGGCGAGGGCGACGTGTTCGTGGCCGGCGGCGTCGAGACCGTGAGCCGCTACCAGTTCGGCGCCTCCGATACCGGCCCCCACAACCAGCAGTTCGAGCAGGCGAAGGCGCGCACCAAGGAGCGCAGCGCCGGCGGTGCGCCCGAGTGGACACCGCCGTCGGGCCTGCCCGACATCTACATCGCCATGGGCCAGACCGCCGAGAACGTCGTACAGGCCGAGAAGGTCGGTCGCGAGGAGATGGACGAGTTCGCCAAGCTCTCCCAGGACCGCTCCGTCGCGTCGCAGGAGAACGGGTTCTTCGAGCGGGAGATCACGCCGGTCACGACGCCCGACGGAACCGTCGTGTCCAAGGACGACGGCCCGCGCGCGGGCACCACGCTCGAGAAGCTCGCGCAGCTCAAGCCCGTGTTCCGGCCCGACGGCGAGGTCACCGCGGGCAACGCCTGCCCGTTGAACGACGGAGCCGCCGCGGTCATCGTCATGAGCGACACCCGGGCGCGCGAGCTCGGCGTGCAGCCGCTCGCCCGCATCGTGGCGAGCGGCGTGTCCGGCCTGAACCCCGAGATCATGGGCCTCGGTCCGATCGAGGCCTGCCGTCAGGCGCTGAAGCGGGCGGGCATGACGATCGACGACATCGACCTGGTCGAGATCAACGAGGCGTTCGCCGCGCAGGTCATCCCGTCGGCCCGCCGCGGCTCCATCGCCCTGGGCCACCCCTTCGGCATGACGGGCGCGCGCATCATGACCACGCTGCTGAACGGCCTCGAGGACGCGGACAAGACCTTCGGCCTCGAGTCGATGTGCGTCGGCGGCGGCCAGGGCATGGCGATGATCGTAGAGCGCCTGAACTAG
- a CDS encoding cyclohexanecarboxylate-CoA ligase — translation MSANLEGRTLWELIERRVAATPDARFGLDEDGRSLTFAEYQAAAERAAAGLMGLGVGEGVNVSWELPTWLESMVLVGALSRLGAVQNPMLPIYRAREVGFIVRQTRARLLVVPSVWKGFDFEAMANDVAGEVDGLDVLVCDRSLPEGDPSTLPPPPDAPDDPVDLPVRWLFYTSGTTADPKGAQHTDRTVMAASIGMNAALDLRADDVGALVFPFTHIGGIVWLLSGFIVGMGHLVVEAFDPATTIPFMQREDATLAGAGTPFHLAYLAAQRKDPSTPLFPHVRAFPGGGAPKPPQLHYDLKAEIGGVGIVSGYGLTECPILAMARTTDPDDKLANTEGPPTQGVKVRVVRLDGKPAGPGEEGEIRVVGPQLFRGYLDSSLDADAFDDERWFRTGDLGNVDADGYVTITGRLKDIIIRKGENISAKEIEDVLYTHPKVGDVAVIGLPDPKQGERACAVIAPKDPADPLTFQEMSMFLREHGLMVQKIPEQLEIVESVPRNPSGKILKHKLREQYSA, via the coding sequence GTGAGCGCCAACCTCGAGGGACGCACGCTGTGGGAGCTCATCGAGCGTCGGGTGGCGGCCACGCCCGACGCCCGCTTCGGCCTCGACGAGGACGGGCGGAGCCTCACCTTCGCCGAGTACCAGGCTGCGGCCGAGCGGGCGGCGGCCGGTCTCATGGGGCTCGGGGTGGGGGAGGGCGTCAACGTCTCGTGGGAGCTGCCGACGTGGTTGGAGTCGATGGTGCTCGTGGGCGCGCTCTCGCGCCTCGGCGCGGTGCAGAACCCCATGCTCCCGATCTACCGGGCCCGCGAGGTCGGCTTCATCGTCCGCCAGACGCGGGCCCGGCTGCTCGTCGTGCCGTCGGTGTGGAAGGGCTTCGACTTCGAGGCGATGGCGAACGACGTGGCGGGTGAGGTCGACGGCCTCGACGTGCTCGTGTGCGACCGGTCGCTGCCCGAGGGCGATCCCTCGACGCTCCCGCCGCCACCGGACGCGCCCGACGATCCCGTCGACCTGCCGGTGCGGTGGCTGTTCTACACGTCCGGGACGACGGCCGACCCCAAGGGCGCGCAGCACACCGACCGCACGGTGATGGCAGCGTCCATCGGTATGAACGCGGCCCTCGATCTGCGGGCCGACGACGTCGGCGCCCTCGTGTTCCCGTTCACCCACATCGGCGGCATCGTGTGGCTGCTGTCGGGGTTCATCGTCGGCATGGGGCACCTGGTGGTCGAGGCCTTCGATCCCGCGACGACGATCCCGTTCATGCAGCGCGAGGACGCGACCCTCGCCGGCGCGGGCACGCCGTTCCACCTCGCCTACCTCGCCGCCCAGCGCAAGGACCCGTCGACGCCGCTGTTCCCCCACGTGCGGGCGTTCCCGGGCGGCGGGGCGCCCAAGCCCCCGCAGCTCCACTACGACCTCAAGGCCGAGATCGGCGGCGTCGGCATCGTCTCGGGCTACGGGCTCACGGAGTGCCCGATCCTCGCGATGGCTCGCACGACAGATCCGGACGACAAGCTGGCGAACACCGAGGGCCCGCCGACCCAGGGCGTGAAGGTGCGCGTCGTCAGGCTCGACGGGAAGCCGGCCGGCCCGGGCGAGGAGGGCGAGATCCGTGTCGTCGGTCCGCAGCTCTTCCGCGGCTACCTCGACAGCTCGCTCGACGCCGATGCCTTCGACGACGAGCGGTGGTTCCGCACGGGCGACCTGGGCAACGTCGACGCCGACGGCTACGTCACCATCACCGGCCGGCTCAAGGACATCATCATCCGCAAGGGCGAGAACATCAGCGCCAAGGAGATCGAGGACGTGCTCTACACCCACCCCAAGGTCGGCGACGTCGCGGTCATCGGCCTGCCCGACCCGAAGCAGGGCGAGCGCGCCTGCGCGGTGATCGCCCCCAAGGATCCCGCCGACCCGCTCACGTTCCAGGAGATGTCGATGTTCCTGCGAGAGCACGGGCTCATGGTGCAGAAGATTCCCGAGCAGCTCGAGATCGTCGAGTCGGTGCCGCGCAACCCCAGCGGCAAGATCCTCAAGCACAAGCTCCGCGAGCAGTACTCGGCATGA
- a CDS encoding SDR family oxidoreductase, protein MSTNEQRFTGKTAVVTGAGSGIGRATARRLAAEGATVACLDVTVDACEQTAADIVDAGGKGKAYVCNVADKASVTATIDAVVADLGPPDVVCNIAGIGKFAHTHEQPLEEWQRIIDVNLTGTFLVSQAALPHLLENGGNIVNVASTAGLIGQPYSAAYCASKGGVVMLTKSMAYEYIERGVRVNAVAPGGIQTSLMESFGFPENASRKLFYKITSPMGFAQPEEVAGLMAFLASHEARYMTGAVVPIDGGMTS, encoded by the coding sequence ATGAGCACGAACGAGCAACGCTTCACGGGCAAGACCGCCGTCGTCACCGGTGCGGGGAGCGGCATCGGGCGGGCCACGGCGCGGCGCCTCGCGGCCGAGGGTGCGACGGTCGCCTGCCTCGACGTCACCGTGGACGCGTGCGAGCAGACTGCAGCCGACATCGTCGACGCGGGCGGCAAGGGCAAGGCCTACGTGTGCAACGTGGCTGACAAGGCGTCGGTGACGGCGACGATCGACGCGGTCGTCGCCGACCTGGGGCCGCCCGACGTCGTCTGCAACATCGCCGGCATCGGCAAGTTCGCCCACACGCACGAACAGCCGCTCGAGGAGTGGCAGCGCATCATCGACGTCAACCTCACGGGCACGTTCCTGGTGAGCCAGGCCGCGCTGCCCCATCTGCTCGAGAACGGGGGCAACATCGTCAACGTGGCCTCCACCGCGGGGCTCATCGGCCAGCCCTACAGCGCCGCGTACTGCGCCTCCAAGGGCGGGGTGGTGATGCTGACGAAGTCGATGGCCTACGAGTACATCGAGCGCGGCGTTCGCGTGAACGCGGTGGCGCCCGGTGGCATCCAGACGAGCCTGATGGAGAGCTTCGGCTTCCCGGAGAACGCCTCGCGGAAGCTCTTCTACAAGATCACGTCACCCATGGGGTTCGCCCAGCCGGAGGAGGTCGCCGGCCTCATGGCCTTCCTCGCGTCCCACGAGGCCCGCTACATGACCGGCGCCGTCGTCCCCATCGACGGCGGCATGACCTCCTGA
- a CDS encoding D-aminoacylase, with protein sequence MLDCRIMGGSVVDGTGAPRRRADIGIRDGRIVAVGEVDESAKRDIDATGLVVAPGFVDIHTHYDAQLFWDPTASPSPLHGVTTVIGGNCGFTIAPVVPQEADYLMRMLARVEGMPLESLEAGVPWGSWQTYGEWLDRLDGTIAVNAGFLVGHSALRRVVMGEGTGEAATDDQIARMVQLLHESLAAGGLGFSSSNAPTHNDASGQPVPSRAATRDELVALARAVRDHAGTTLEFIPTIGAFSEEHMDLMASMSLAANRPLNWNVLGVNAQNPDGHLQQLSASDYAAAKGARVVALTVPDLMRFRLSLLTGFILDALPGWRETMALPPAEKMKVLSDPDERRRLNEGANSPAAGPLRGMANWKHLTIAETFAPENDGLSGRTVGEVAAERDQDPFDTVCDIAVADELRTGWLPRTGNDDDASWQMRLGVWRDPRAVLGASDAGAHLDMIDSFTYTTALLGQSVRERQLLPLEEAVHLLTDVPARLYGLRGRGRIEQGWQADIVVLDEERVGPRRVYTRHDLPAGSGRLYGEADGVEHVLVNGVEIATAGDFTGDRPGTLLRSGRDTDTVEVPGGAGRG encoded by the coding sequence ATGCTCGACTGCCGCATCATGGGTGGAAGCGTGGTCGACGGCACCGGTGCTCCGCGACGGCGTGCCGACATCGGCATCCGCGACGGACGCATCGTGGCCGTCGGCGAGGTCGACGAGAGCGCGAAACGCGACATCGACGCCACCGGCCTCGTCGTCGCGCCGGGTTTCGTCGACATCCACACTCACTACGACGCACAGCTGTTCTGGGACCCCACCGCCAGCCCGTCGCCTCTGCACGGCGTCACCACCGTCATCGGCGGCAACTGTGGGTTCACCATCGCGCCCGTGGTGCCGCAAGAGGCCGACTACCTCATGCGGATGCTGGCGCGCGTCGAGGGGATGCCGCTCGAGTCGCTCGAGGCGGGGGTGCCGTGGGGCTCGTGGCAGACCTACGGCGAATGGCTCGACCGCCTGGACGGCACCATCGCGGTGAACGCGGGCTTCCTCGTCGGCCATTCCGCCCTGCGCCGGGTCGTGATGGGCGAGGGCACCGGTGAGGCGGCGACCGACGATCAGATCGCGCGCATGGTGCAGCTGCTCCACGAGTCGCTCGCCGCAGGCGGCCTGGGGTTCTCGTCGTCCAACGCGCCGACGCACAACGACGCGTCCGGGCAGCCCGTGCCGTCGCGTGCCGCGACACGCGACGAGCTGGTGGCGCTGGCCCGCGCCGTGCGCGACCACGCGGGCACCACCCTCGAGTTCATTCCCACCATCGGTGCCTTCTCCGAGGAGCACATGGACCTGATGGCATCGATGTCGCTGGCCGCCAACCGTCCGCTCAACTGGAACGTGCTCGGCGTCAACGCCCAGAACCCCGACGGGCACCTGCAGCAGCTGTCGGCGTCGGATTACGCAGCCGCGAAGGGCGCCCGCGTGGTGGCCCTCACCGTGCCCGACCTCATGCGCTTCCGGCTCAGTCTCCTCACCGGGTTCATCCTCGACGCCCTGCCGGGCTGGCGGGAGACGATGGCCCTGCCGCCCGCTGAGAAGATGAAGGTGCTGTCCGACCCCGACGAGCGGCGGCGGCTGAACGAGGGCGCCAACTCGCCTGCGGCGGGCCCGCTGCGGGGCATGGCGAACTGGAAGCACCTCACCATCGCGGAGACGTTCGCGCCCGAGAACGACGGCCTGTCCGGGCGCACGGTCGGCGAGGTCGCGGCCGAGCGCGACCAGGATCCGTTCGACACCGTCTGCGACATCGCCGTCGCCGACGAGCTCCGCACCGGGTGGCTGCCCCGGACGGGCAACGACGACGACGCCAGCTGGCAGATGCGCCTTGGGGTGTGGCGCGATCCCCGCGCCGTGCTCGGCGCATCCGACGCAGGTGCCCACCTCGACATGATCGACTCGTTCACCTATACGACCGCCTTGCTCGGCCAGTCCGTGCGCGAGCGGCAGCTGCTCCCGCTCGAGGAGGCCGTCCACCTCCTCACCGACGTGCCTGCCCGGCTCTACGGGCTCCGCGGGCGCGGACGCATCGAGCAGGGTTGGCAGGCCGACATCGTCGTGCTCGACGAGGAGCGCGTCGGCCCCCGCCGCGTCTACACGCGTCACGACCTGCCCGCCGGGAGCGGCCGCCTCTACGGCGAGGCCGACGGTGTGGAGCACGTGCTCGTCAACGGTGTCGAGATCGCGACGGCAGGCGACTTCACCGGTGACCGTCCGGGCACCCTGTTGCGCTCGGGCCGCGACACCGACACGGTCGAGGTGCCGGGGGGCGCCGGCCGCGGCTAG